The sequence below is a genomic window from Pseudorasbora parva isolate DD20220531a chromosome 4, ASM2467924v1, whole genome shotgun sequence.
TTTTAGATGTTGTCGCAGCAGCATGACTTGTGCTTGTAAAATTTGGCAAAACAGATTTAGTTTGAACAGTAGATAAGGTTGTTTGCAAATGTGTAGTTCCTTGTTGAGTTGTTGTAAGTGGTTTTTCAGATGCTGACATTGAAATAGGGATTGTCTTTGTAGATGATGTGGCAACAACAGTCGTTGATTGAGTCATTGATGTGGTTGGTGGCAAAAGAGTAccgctttgttcagttgttgtaactgccATTTTAGATGTTGTTGCAGCTGCATGACTTGTGCTTGTAAAATTTGGCAAAACAGATTTAGTTTGAACTGTTGATGAGGTTGTTTGCAAATGTGTAGTTCCTAGTTGAGTTGTTGTGAGTGGTTTTTGAGATGTTGACATTGAaatagggattgtatttgtAGATTTTGATGACACAAAATTTGTGTATTGATTCGTTGATGTGGTTATTGTTGGAaaaagtgtactgctttgttcCGTTGCTGTAACTGGGATTTTAGATGTTGTTGCAGCATCAAGGCTAGTGCTTGTAGAATTTGGCAAAATAGATGCAGTTATAACTGTTGATGAGGTTGTTGGCAAACGTGTAGATCCTTGTTGAGTTGTTGTAAGTGGTTTTTGAGATGTTGACATTGAAATAGGGATTGTAGATGATGTGGCAACAACAGTCGTTGATTGAGTCATTGATGTGGTTGGTGGCAAAAGAGTAccgctttgttcagttgttgtaactgccATTTTAGATTTTGTTGCAGCAGCATGACTTGTGCTTGTAAAATTTGGCAAAACAGATTTAGTTTGAACTGTAGATGTGTTTGTTTGCAAATTTGCAGTTCCTTGTTGAGTTGTCGTGAGTGGTTTTTCAGATGTTGACTTTGAaatagggattgtatttgtAGATTTTGATGACACAAAATTTGTGTATTGATTGGCTGATGTGGGtattgttggcaaaagtgtactgctttgttcCGTTGCTGTAACTGGGATTTTAAATGTTGTTGAAGCATCAAGGCTTGTGCTTGCAGAATTTGGCAAAACAGATGTGATTAGAACTGCTGATGAGGTTGTTGGCAAATGTGTAGTTCCTTGTTGAGTTGTTGTAAGTGGTTTTTCAGATGCTGACATTGAaatagggattgtatttgtAGATGATGTGGCAACAACAGTCATTGATTGAGTAATTGATGTGGTTGGTGGCAAAAGAGTAccgctttgttcagttgttgtaactgccATTTTAGATGTTGTCGCAGCAGGATTACTAATGCTAGTAGAATTTGGCAAAACAGATTTAGTTTGAACTGTAGATGAGGTTGTTTGCAAATGTGTAGTTCCTTGTTGAGTTGTTGTGAGTGTTTTTTCAGATGTTGACATTGAaatagggattgtatttgtAGATTTTGATGACACAAAATTTGTGTATTGATTCGCTGATGTGGTtattgttggcaaaagtgtactgctttgttcCGTTGCTGTAACTGGGATTTTAGAAGTTGTTGCAGCATCAAGGCTAGTGCTTGTAGAATTTGGCAAAATAGATGCGGTTAGAACTGTTGATGAGGTTGTTGGCAAATGTGTAGTTCCTTGTTGAGTTGTTGTAAGTGGTTTTTCAGATGTTGACATTGAaatagggattgtatttgtAGATGATGTGGCAACAACAGTCGTTGATTGAGAGATTGATGTGGTTGGTGGCAAAAGAGTAccgctttgttcagttgttgtaactgccATTTTAGATGTTGTCGCAGCAGCATGACTTGTGCTTGTAAAATTTGGCAAAACAGATTTAGTTTGAACAGTAGATAAGGTTGTTTGCAAATGTGTAGTTCCTAGTTGAGTTGTTGTGAGTGGTTTTTGAGATGTTGACATTGAaatagggattgtatttgtAGATTTTGATGACACAAAATTTGTGTATTGATTCGTTGATGTGGTTATTGTTGGAaaaagtgtactgctttgttcCGTTGCTGTAACTGGGATTTTAGATGTTGTTGCAGCATCAAGGCTAGTGCTTGTAGAATTTGGCAAAATAGATGCAGTTAGAACTGTTGATGAGGTTGTTGGCAAACGTGTAGTTCCTTGTTGAGTTGTTGTAAGTGGTTTTTGAGATGTTGACATTGAAATAGGGATTGTAGATGATGTGGCAACAACAGTCGTTGATTGAGTCATTGATGTGGTTGGTGGCAAAAGAGTAccgctttgttcagttgttgtaactgccATTTTAGATGTTGTCGCAGCAGGATTACTAATGCTAGTAGAATTTGGCAAAACAGATTTAGTTTGAACTGTAGATGAGGTTGTTTGCAAATGTGTAGTTCCTTGTTGAGTTGTTGTGAGTGTTTTTTCAGATGTTGACATTGAaatagggattgtatttgtAGATTTTGATGACACAAAATTTGTGTATTGATTCGCTGATGTGGTtattgttggcaaaagtgtactgctttgttcCGTTGCTGTAACTGGGATTTTAGAAGTTGTTGCAGCATCAAGGCTAGTGCTTGTAGAATTTGGCAAAATAGATGCGGTTAGAACTGTTGATGAGGTTGTTGGCAAATGTGTAGTTCCTTGTTGAGTTGTTGTAAGTGGTTTTTCAGATGTTGACATTGAaatagggattgtatttgtAGATGATGTGGCAACAACAGTCGTTGATTGAGAGATTGATGTGGTTGGTGGCAAAAGAGTAccgctttgttcagttgttgtaactgccATTTTAGATGTTGTCGCAGCAGCATGACTTGTGCTTGTAAAATTTGGCAAAACAGATTTAGTTTGAACAGTAGATAAGGTTGTTTGCAAATGTGTAGTTCCTTGTTGAGTTGTTGTAAGTGGTTTTTCAGATGCTGACATTGAAATAGGGATTGTCTTTGTAGATGATGTGGCAACAACAGTCGTTGATTGAGTCATTGATGTGGTTGGTGGCAAAAGAGTAccgctttgttcagttgttgtaactgccATTTTAGATGTTGTTGCAGCTGCATGACTTGTGCTTGTAAAATTTGGCAAAACAGATTTAGTTTGAACTGTTGATGAGGTTGTTTGCAAATGTGTAGTTCCTAGTTGAGTTGTTGTGAGTGGTTTTTGAGATGTTGACATTGAaatagggattgtatttgtAGATTTTGATGACACAAAATTTGTGTATTGATTCGTTGATGTGGTTATTGTTGGAaaaagtgtactgctttgttcCGTTGCTGTAACTGGGATTTTAGATGTTGTTGCAGCATCAAGGCTAGTGCTTGTAGAATTTGGCAAAATAGATGCAGTTATAACTGTTGATGAGATTGTTGGCAAACGTGTAGTTCCTTTTTGAGTTGTTGTAAGTGGTTTTTGAGATGTTGACATTGAAATAGGGATTGTAGATGATGTGGCAACAACAGTCGTTGATTGAGTCATTGATGTGGTTGGTGGCAAAAGAGTAccgctttgttcagttgttgtaactgccATTTTAGATGTTGTTGCAGCAGCATGACTTGTGCTTGTAAAATTTGGCAAAACAGATTTAGTTTGAACTGTAGATGTGTTTGTTTGCAAATTTGCAGTTCCTTGTTGAGTTGTCGTGAGTGGTTTTTCAGATGTTGACTTTGAaatagggattgtatttgtAGATTTTGATGACACAAAATTTGTGTATTGATTGGCTGATGTGGGtattgttggcaaaagtgtactgctttgttcCGTTGCTGTAACTGGGATTTTAAATGTTGTTGAAGCATCAAGGCTTGTGCTTGCAGAATTTGGCAAAACAGATGCGGTTAGAACTGTTGATGAGGTTGTTGGCAAATGTGTAGTTTCTTGTTGAGTTGTTGTAAGTGGTTTTTTAGATGCTGACATTGAaatagggattgtatttgtAGATGATGTGGCAACAACAGTCATTGATTGAGTAATTGATGTGGTTGGTGGCAAAAGAGTAccgctttgttcagttgttgtaactgccATTTTAGATGTTGTCGCAGCAGGATTACTAATGCTAGTAGAATTTGGCAAAACAGATTTAGTTTGAACTGTAGATGAGGTTGTTTGCAAATGTGTAGTTCCTTGTTGAGTTGTTGTGAGTGTTTTTTCAGATGTTGACATTGAaatagggattgtatttgtAGATTTTGATGACACAAAATTTGTGTATTGATTCACTGATGTGGTtattgttggcaaaagtgtactgctttgttcCGTTGCTGTAACTGGGATTTTAGAAGTTGTTGCAGCATCAAGGCTAGTGCTTGTAGAATTTGGCAAAATAGATGCGGTTAGAACTGTAGATGAGGTTGTTGGCAAATGTGTAGTTCCTTGTTGAGTTGTTGTAAGTGGTTTTTCAGATGTTGACATTGAaatagggattgtatttgtAGATGATGTGGCAACAACAGTCGTTGATTGAGTGATTGATGTGGTTGGTGGCAAAAGAGTAccgctttgttcagttgttgtaactgccATTTTAGATGTTGTCGCAGCAGCATGACTTGTGCTTGTAAAATTTGGCAAAACAGATTTAGTTTGAACAGTAGATAAGGTTGTTTGCAAATGTGTAGTTCCTAGTTGAGTTGTTGTGAGTGGTTTTTGAGATGTTGACATTGAaatagggattgtatttgtAGATTTTGATGACACAAAATTTGTGTATTGATTCGTTGATGTGGTTATTGTTGGAaaaagtgtactgctttgttcCGTTGCTGTAACTGGGATTTTAGATGTTGTTGCAGCATCAAGGCTAGTGCTTGTAGAATTTGGCAAAATAGATGCAGTTAGAACTGTTGATGAGGTTGTTGGCAAACGTGTAGTTCCTTGTTGAGTTGTTGTAAGTGGTTTTTGAGATGTTGACATTGAAATAGGTATTGTAGATGATGTGGCAACAACAGTCGTTGATTGAGTCATTGATGTGGTTGGTGGCAAAAGAGTAccgctttgttcagttgttgtaactgccATTTTAGATGTTGTTGCAGCAGCATGACTTGTGCTTGTAAAATTTGGCAAAACAGATTTAGTTTGAACTGTAGATGTGTTTGTTTGCAAATTTGCAGTTCCTTGTTGAGTTGTCGTGAGTGTTTTTTCAGATGTTGACATTGAaatagggattgtatttgtAGATTTTGATGACACAAAATTTGTGTATTGATTCGCTGATGTGGTtattgttggcaaaagtgtactgctttgttcCGTTGCTGTAACTGGGATTTTAGAAGTTGTTGCAGCATCAAGGCTAGTGCTTGTAGAATTTGGCAAAATAGATGCGGTTAGAACTGTTGATGaggttgttggcaaaagtgtagtttcttgctgagttgttgtcaatggtatttcagatgttgtcattgtaatagggattgtatttgtGGATGTTGATGTCACAGCAGTTGTTGATTGATTCGCTGATGTGGGtattgttggcaaaagtgtactgctttgttcCGTTGCTGTAACTGGGATTTTAGATGTTGTTGAAGCATCAAGGCTTGTGCTTGCAGAATTTGGCAAAACAGATGTGGTTAGAACTGCTGATGAGGTTGTTGGCAAATGTGTAGTTCCTTGTTGAGTTGTTGTAAGTGGTTTTTCAGATGCTGACATTGAaatagggattgtatttgtAGATGATGTGGCAACAACAGTCGTTGATTGAGTCATTGATGTGGTTGGTGGCAAAAGAGTACcactttgttcagttgttgaaACTGCCATTTTAGATGTTGTTGCAGCAGGATTACTAATGCTAGTAGAATTTGACAAAACATATGTTGTTTGAACTGTAGATGAGGGTGTTTGCAAATGTGTAGTTCCTTGTTGAGTTGTTGTAAGTGGTTTTTGAGATGTTGACATTGAAATAGGGATTGTATGTGTAGATAATGTGGCAACAAAAGTCGTTGATTGAGTCATTGATGTGGTTGGAGGCAAAAGAGTGccgctttgttcagttgttgtaactgccATTTTAGATGTTGTTACATCAACATGACTTGTGCTTGTAAAATTGGGCAAAACAGATTTAGTTTGAACTGTAGATGAGTTTGTTGGCAAACGTGTAGTTCCTTGTTGAGTTGATGTGAGTTGTTTTTCAGATGTTGACATTGTaatagggattgtatttgtAGATGATGTGGCAACAACAGTCATTGATTGATTCGatgatgtggttgttgttgACAAAAGTGTGCTGCTTTGTTGACTTGTTGTAACtggcatttcagatgttgttgtagattcattgcttgtgcttgcagaagttggcaaagcagatgtttgaactgtagatgaggttgttggcaaaagtgtagtttcttgctgagttgttgtcaatggtatttcagatgttgtcattgtaatagggattgtatttgtGGATGTTGATGTCACAGCAGTCGTTGATTGATTCGatgatgtggttgttgttggcaaaagtgtactgctttgttTAGTTGTTGTAACTgacatttcagatgttgttgaagcttcattgcttgtgcttgAAGAAGTTGGCAAGACAGTGGTTGTTTGAGCCGatgatgtggttgttgttggTAAAAGTGTgctgctttgttcagttgttgtaactgtTATTTCAGCTATTGTTGATGCTTCAGTGCTGGTGCTTGTAGAAGTTGGCAAAGCAGATGTTTGAACTGTAGATAaggttgttggcaaaagtgtagTTTCTCGCTGAGTTGTTGTCAAtggtatttcagatgttgtcattgtaatagggattgtatttgtggatgttgatgttacagcagtcgttgattgagtcgatgatgtggttgttgttggcaaaagtgtactgctttgttTAGTTGTTGTAACTgacatttcagatgttgttgaagcttcattgcttgtgcttgAAGAAGTTGGCAAGACAGTGGTTGTTTGAGTCGATGATGTGAttgttgttggcaaaagtgtactgctttgttcagttgttgtaactggcatttcagatgttgttgtaGCTTCATTGCTCGTGCTTGCAGATTTTGGAAAAGCAGATGATGTTTGAACTGTAGATAAGGTGTTTGGTAAAATTGTAGTTCCTTGCCGAGTTGTTGTCAATGGTCTTTCAGATGTTGTCATTGTTATAGGGATTGTATTTGTGGATGTTGATGTCACAGCAGTCGTTGACTGAGTCGatgatgtggttgttgttggcaaaagtgtactgctttgttcagttgttgtaactgtCATTTCAGCTATTGTTGATGCTCCATTTATTGTGCTTGCAGAAGTTGGCAAAGCAGATGTTGTTTGAACTGTAGATGaggttgttggcaaaagtgtagtttcttgctgagttgttgtcaatggtatttcagatgttgtcattgtaatagggattgtatttgtGGATGTTGATGTCACAGCAGTCGTTGATTGATTCGatgatgtggttgttgttggcaaaagtgtactgctttgttTAGTTGTTGTAACTgacatttcagatgttgttgaagcttcattgcttgtgcttgAAGAAGTTGGCAAGACAGTGGTTGTTTGAGTCGATGATGTGAttgttgttggcaaaagtgtactgctttgttcagttgttgtaactggcatttcagatgttgttgtaGCTTCATTGCTCGTGCTTGCAGATTTTGGAAAAGCAGATGATGTTTGAACTGTAGATAAGGTGTTTGGTAAAATTGTAGTTCCTTGCCGAGTTGTTGTCAATGGTCTTTcagatgttgtcattgtaatagggattgtatttgtGGATGTTGATGTTACAGCAGTCGTTGATAGAGTCAatgatgtggttgttgttggcaaaagtgtactgctttgttcagttgttgtaactggcatttcagatgttgttgtaGCTTCATTGCTCGTGCTTGCAGATTTTGGAAAAGCAGATGATGTTTGAACTGTAGATAAGGTGTTTGGTAAAATTGTAGTTCCTTGCCGAGTTGTTGTCAATGGTCTTTcagatgttgtcattgtaatagggattgtatttgtggatgttgatgtcacagcagtcgttgattgagtcgatgatgtggttgttgttggcaaaagtgcactgctttgttcagttgttgtaactgtCATTTCAGCTATTGTTGATGCTTCATTTATTGTGCTTGCAGAAGTTGGCAAAGCAGATGTTGTTTGAACTGTAGATGAGGTGGTTGGCAAAAGTGTAGTTTCTTGCTGAGTTGTTGTCAAtggtatttcagatgttgtcattgtaatagggattgtatttgtGGATGTTGATGTCACAGCAGTTGTTGATTGATTCGCTGATGTGGGtattgttggcaaaagtgtactgctttgttcCGTTGCTGTAACTGGGATTTTAGATGTTGTTGAAGCATCAAGGCTTGTGCTTGCAGAAGTCGGCAAAGCAGATGTTGTTTGAACTGTAGATGaggttgttggcaaaagtgtagtttcttgctgagttgttgtcaatggtatttcagatgttgtcattgtaatagggattgtatttgtggatgttgatgtcacagcagtcgttgattgagtcgatgatgtggttgttgttggcaaaagtgtactgctttcttcagttgttgtaactggcatttcagatgttgttgaagcttcattgcttgtgcttgAAGAAGTTGGCAAGACAGTGGTTGTTTGAGTCGATGATGTGGTGGTTTTAGGCAAAAGTGTGCTGCTCTtttcagttgttgtaactggtATTTGAGATGTTGTTGTAGCTTCAGTGCTTGTGCTTGCATAAGTTGGCAAAGCAGATGTTGTTTGAACTTTAGATAAGGTTGTTGGTAAAATTGTAGTTTCCTGCTGAGTTGTTGTCATtggtatttcagatgttgtcattgtaatagggattgtatttgtggatgttgatgtcacagcagtcgttgattgagtcgatgatgtggttgttgttggcaaaagtgtactgctttgttcagttgttgtaactggcatttcagatgttgttgaaACTTTATAGCTTGTGCTTGCAGAAGTTGGCAAAGCAGATGTTGTTTGAACTGTAGATGGGGTTTTTGGCAAAATTGTCGTTTCTTGCTGAGTTGTTGTGAAtggtatttcagatgttgtcattgtaatagggattgtatttgtggatgttgatgtcacagcagtcgttgattgagtcgatgatgtggtggttgttggcaaaagtgtactgctttgttcagttgttgtaactggcatttcagatgttgttgaagcttcattgcttgtgcttgAAGAAGTTTGCAAGACAGTGGTTTTTTGAGTCGATGATGTGGTTTTTGTAGGCAAAAGTGTgctgctttgttcagttgttgtaactgtCATTTCAGATATTGTTGATgcttcattgcttgtgcttgcAGAAGTTGGCAAAGCAGATTTTGTTTGAACTGTAGATGaggttgttggcaaaagtgtagtttcttgctgagttgttgtcaatggtatttcagatgttgtcattgtaatagggattgtatttgtGGATGTTGATGTCACAGCAGTCGTTGATTGAGTCGATGGTGTGGTggttgttggcaaaagtgtactgctttgttcagttgttgtaactgaaatttcagatgttgttgaagcttcattgcttgtgcttgcAGAAGTTGGCAAGACAGTGGTTGTTTGAGTTGATGATGTGGTTTTTATAGGCAAAAGTGTGCTGCTTTGATCAGTTGTTGTAACTGTCATTTCAGATATTGTTGATgcttcattgcttgtgcttgcAGAAGTCGGCAAAGCAGATGTTGTTTGAACTGTAGATGaggttgttggcaaaagtgtagtttcttgctgagttgttgtcaatggtatttcagatgttgtcattgtaatagggattgtatttgtggatgttgatgtcacagcagtcgttgattgagtcgatgatgtggtggttgttggcaaaagtgtactgctttgttcagttgttgtaactggcatttcagatgttgttgaagcttcattgcttgtgcttgtAGAAGTTGGCAAGACAGTGGTTCTCTGAGTCGATGATGTGGTTGTTTTTGTCAATAGTGTgctgctttgttcagttgttgtaactgtCATTTCAGATATTGTTGATgcttcattgcttgtgcttgcAGAAGTTGGCAAAGCAGATGTTGTTTGAACTGTAGATGAAGTTTTTGGCAAAATTGTACTTTCTTGCtgagttgttgtgactggtacttcagatgttgtcattgtaatagggattgtatttgtGGATGTTGATGTCACCGCAGTCGTTGATTGAGTCGATGGTGTGGTggttgttggcaaaagtgtactgctttgttcagttgttgtaactgacATTTCAGATATTGTTGATgcttcattgcttgtgcttgcAGAAGTCGGCAAAGCAGATGTTGTTTGAACTGTAGATGaggttgttggcaaaagtgtagtttcttgctgagttgttgtcaatggtatttcagatgttgtcattgtaatagggattgtatttgtggatgttgatgtcatagcagtcgttgattgagtcgatgatgtggttgttgttggcaaaagtgtactgctttcttcagttgttgtaactggcatttcagatgttgttgaagcttcattgcttgtgcttgAAGAAGTTGGCAAGACAGTGGTTGTTTGAGTCGATGATGTGGTGGTTTTAGGCAAAAGTGTGCTGCTCTtttcagttgttgtaactggcaTTTGAGATGTTGTTGTAGCTTCAGTGCTTGTGCTTGCATAAGTTGGCAAAGCAGATGTTGTTTGAACTGTAGATAAGGTTGTTGGTAAAATTGTAGTTCCCTGCTGAGTTGTTGTCATtggtatttcagatgttgtcattgtaatagGGATTGTAATTGTGGATGTTGATGTCACCGCAGTCGTTGATTGAGTCGATGGTGTGGTggttgttggcaaaagtgtactgctttgttcagttgttgtaactggcaTTTCAGATATTGTTGATgcttcattgcttgtgcttgAAGAAGTTGGCAAGATAGTGGTTGTTTGAGTCGATGATGTGGTTTTTGTAGGCAAAAGTGTgctgctttgttcagttgttgtaactgtCATTTCAGATATTGTTGATGCTTCCTTGCTTGTGCTTGCAGAAGTTGGCAAAGCAGATGTTGTTTGAACTGTAGATGaggttgttggcaaaagtgtagtttcttgctgagttgttgtcaatggtatttcagatgttgtcattgtaatagggattgtatttgtggatgttgatgtcacagcagtcgttgattgagtcgatgatgtggttgttgttggcaaaagtgtactggtttgttcagttgttgtaactggcatttcagatgttgttgaaACTTCATAGCTTGTGCTTGCAGAAGTTGGCAAAGCAGATGTTGTTTGAACTGTAGATGGGGTTTTTGGCAAAATTGTCGTTTCTTGCTGAGTTGTTGTGAAtggtatttcagatgttgtcattgtaatagGGATTATATTTGTGGATGTTGATGTCACAGCAGTCGTTGATTGAGTCGATGATGTGGTTTTTGTAGGCAAAAGTGTGCTGCTTTGATCAGTTGTTGTAACTGTCATTTCAGATATTGTTGATgcttcattgcttgtgcttgcagaagttggcaaagcagatgttgtttgaactgtagatgaggttgttggcaaaagtgtactttcttgctgagttgttgtgactggtacttcagatgttgtcattgtaatagggattgtatttgtGGATGTTGATGTCACAGCAGTCGTTGATTGAGTCGATGGTGTGGTggttgttggcaaaagtgtactgctttgttcagttgttgtaactgacATTTCAGATATTGTTGATgcttcattgcttgtgcttgcAGAAGTCGGCAAAGCAGATGTTGTTTGAACTGTAGATGaggttgttggcaaaagtgtagtttcttgctgagttgttgtcaatggtatttcagatgttgtcattgtaatagggattgtatttgtggatgttgatgtcacagcagtcgttgattgagtcgatgatgtggttgttgttggcaaAACTGTACTACTTTcttcagttgttgtaactggcatttcagatgttgttgaagcttcattgcttgtgcttgAAGAAGTTGGCAAGACAGTGGTTGTTTGAGTCGATGATGTGGTGGTTTTAGGCAAAAGTGTGCTGCTCTtttcagttgttgtaactggcaTTTGAGATGTTGTTGTAGCTTCAGTGCTTGTGCTTGCATAAGTTGGCAAAGCAGATGTTGTTTGAACTGTAGATAAGGTTGTTGGTAAAATTGTAGTTCCCTGCTGAGTTGTTGTCATtggtatttcagatgttgtcattgtaatagggattgtatttgtGGATGTTGATGTCACCGCAGTCGTTGATTGAGTTGATGGTGTGGTggttgttggcaaaagtgtactgctttgttcagttgttgtaactgacatttcagatgttgttgaagcttcattgcttgtgcttgAAGAAGTTGGCAAGATAGTGGTTGTTTGAGTCGATGATGTGGTTTTTGTAGGCAAAAGTGTgctgctttgttcagttgttgtaactgtCATTTCAGATATTGTTGATGCTTCCTTGCTTGTGCTTGCAGAAGTTGGCAAAGCAGATGTTGTTTGAACTGTAGATGaggttgttggcaaaagtgtagtttcttgctgagttgttgtcaatggtatttcagatgttgtcattgtaatagggattgtatttgtGGATGTTGATGCCACAGCAGTCGTTGATTGAGTCGATGATGTGGTggttgttggcaaaagtgtactgctttgttcagttgttgtaactgtcatttcagatgttgttgatgcttcattgcttgtgcttgAAGAAGTTGGCAAGACAGTGGTTTTTTGAGTCGATGATGTGGTTTTTGTAGGCAAAATTGTgctgctttgttcagttgttgtaaaTGTCATTTCAGATATTGTTGATgcttcattgcttgtgcttgcagaagttggcaaagcagatgttgtttgaactgtagatgaggttgttggcaaaagtgta
It includes:
- the LOC137073774 gene encoding uncharacterized protein, which gives rise to MTVTTTEQSSTLLPTKTTSSTQKTTVLPTSSSTRNEASTISEMPVTTTEQSIQTTSALPTSASTSKEASTISEMTVTTTEQSSTLLPTKTTSSTQTTTILPTSSSTSNEASTTSEMSVTTTEQSIQTKSALPTSASTSNEASTISEMTVTTTEQSSTLLPTKTTSSTQKTTVLQTSSSTSNEASTTSEMPVTTTEQSTRNYTFANNLIYSSNNICFADFCKHKP